TTAATGAATAAATCCTATGAGATTAAATGTCCAGACACTGAAGTAGAAAATCTTCAGCAAGCGGCAGAAAAATTAAATGAACATTTATTGCACAACAAAAAGAAATTTAAACAACTTGATGAATTTCATACTTTATTACTTGCCGCCTTAAATGTCAGTCATGAATTAATTACTTGCCAAAGACAGCAAGAACAACAGCGTTTACAGGTCACTCAGTTTATTAGTTCATTGGAAAATAAGATTCATCAGGTTGTTCATGGAAATCTTACCCAAGATCCACAGACTGATTAACCAATCTAAACCCTGACTCTGCCCAACTGTCTATGTCTACTGGCTCTGATAAATCTTTAAGCCTGCAGCATTTATTCCTTTTTTATTGGTTTTAAGAAAATTCTTGATCGAAGTCTTCAGGAATTCTTGCCATTTACTATACTTAACGTTATAAGTTAAGACTCAAACACCAGCTTGATTACAAGGACAACGCACTGCAACTAAAGGGAGGTTACTATGCAACAGAATTACATCACCAACTGGACAAATATAATGACTCGAATGCAAAGACCTTTACAGGCCATGATGGAATTAAATACTCGTACTTTGCAGAATATTAGTTATCTAAAACCCGAAGATCTTTCAAAAATACGCAAACCTGAAGAACTGATGGAAAAACAAATGAA
This region of Legionella clemsonensis genomic DNA includes:
- a CDS encoding cell division protein ZapA, which translates into the protein MTISKSCSIKLMNKSYEIKCPDTEVENLQQAAEKLNEHLLHNKKKFKQLDEFHTLLLAALNVSHELITCQRQQEQQRLQVTQFISSLENKIHQVVHGNLTQDPQTD